CAGTTTCACAATGtgaatggagaaaaagaaaacggtaCACtgtcaacacttttttttttttggtcagagAGAGATGGCTGTTAAGGAGTGTGCAAGGACACACAGCTGGCTGTGCGAAGCTACATTGTgttggaagaagaagatgataaATTTCACGTGTGACAATTGGGTCCACTGATGCTTATTTTTAAGATGATCCTTTAACACCTATTGTTACCTCGACATCCTATTTTGGGCTCTTTCACGAAAATCTGCCTGGTTAATCTATGCATGATGATTGACGATCACttaagatctgtgtgtgtgtgtgtgtattctctaaatgttgcattaaatcCTAACTGTCTTTCTCATGTGTCTTCTTGGTCTAGGAGAGCAACAGCAGTGATTCTAAGGGTGAGACGGAGGAGACTTTTTCTCCAGCTGCCTTTAAACTGGATACAGAGTCCATCACCAATACTGTGAAGAGTACTCTCACCATGCAGGAGTATTTTGCACAGCGAATGGCTCAGTTGAAGAATGGTTGTGGACAGGCGCAGAGTACAGCACCCTCAATGGAGGCGCAGAGTACAGCACCCTCAATGGAGACTGACGAAACATCTGCTCCATCTGATGACcccatcctcatcatcagcGACGACTTGGAAGagcccaagaagaagaagaagaagagtaaaaAGTCAGCAGATGACCTCGAAGTGGTAGAAGAGAACAGTTCTGCCGCTCCTATCATCGTAATAGAGGACAATGAGGACAAACGGCAGGAGTGTTCTggtcaaaagaagaaaaagaggaaagtgGTAGATAGCGAAGGAGCTGCAAAAGAGAACTGTGGCTCCTCCTTTGGTGTGGAGCAGGACTCTGAGGCGCTGCCTCcttccaagaagaagaagaagaagcttaaGAAAGGCCATGATGAAATGGACCCACTAAATGGACACGGGCCAACTGAGGATCAAACTGTAGAATCTGAGGTTGctcacaaaaagaagaagaaacacagagaggagctggatgatgtagcaaaagaggaggaggaggaggtggtagaaaagaaatccaaaaaggacaagaaaaaaaaaaagaaccaccGAGAATAGGATGGAATTAATAGAATCGGTCCTTTAGGCTTTAGTGGGACTTGGTACTTGTCCTATTATAAACATCATGGGGACACGGGGACAGAGTAAATGCCTTTCCTCAGCAAGTCAAATGTCTTGTACAGATACTGTTTTATAACATATTAAAGGAAACTTGAAGTAAAACCTCACACTTGTACTGTTGGCCTCTTGATGTAGATTATTGTGTTGGATGTTAAAAGTGTTCAACGgtttccccgtttccagtctttaatATGTTGTAGATTCATATTTAACGGACAGAGATCGGTTGCATTGAGCTGCTCGTTGTTTGTTTTACCATCTCATATGCATCACTattaagtgtgtttttgtttgacaaGTCTAAAGAGGAAACCGGAAACTAGGTCTGTCCACATTTTGCCTATTAActgattttatttgtgtactTGCTTGAGTTACGTTACCATAGTGACATTTCTATATAACGCACATACACATGGAGATGAACCCCTTCCTCAAGTCTCCAGTAGCCACATGTCTTTTacagagagtgaacaacagcaGGCCGATACAGCTTCCGCCAACACGGCAGTTAACACACGTACAGCCATTAGTCATTTGGGAAACTCCAAATATGCAAATGTAGAGTGAAACCTGGTCCCTCCCATTGCCAGTGtgctgactgactgtctgtacGGGCACTCGCACTCCCTCCTGTGTCCCCATCAGCTCACACTTGTTGGGAAATGTCTTCTCCCAGCACACTGACTTCACTTGTGGCCCTCGTCAGACCAGCACGACCCAATATATCACTGATGTGCCTCCTCTACGCACTATCTGTGGCTTCAGGTGCCGTatcctcttcctgtgtgtggTGGGGGCAAGTTTCACACACAACTTGAGCTGACACTTGAGTTTGATGGTCGAGGAGGCGTGACCAACCAAAAGATGTGTATTACAATTTAAGATGCCTGATGTTTCTGGATTAAGTCTGGAGGAAGGAAGTTAAAGAGTTAAAACCACAGTATCTGTCAGGTTACCCCCTCCCTCATAAATACTGCAAACCATCTGACCTGTGGTCAacagtagctgtgtgtgtgtgtgtgtgtgtccttgtttgtGAGTGTGAACTACTCCATGGCTGCAGCCCAAGAGTATCCTGTCAACAGGAACTCAAGGATTTGATACGCACCCGCCTCTAGCCACAGAAGGAAACAGATTTAATGTGTCGTGTGTTCAGTGGTTTTATCTCTTTTGTCATCCACATGTGTGTTTAGAGGTTCCACGTGGATCTGCACCCAAACTGTAAAATAAGAGGACCCTTTCCTCCTTTGTGGGGGTTAAACATATAGGCTTCTGCATTTAGATGTTTAAGAGGAGGAATTAAGTGGAACAATATATTTAGaaacctggaaaaaaaatatatgttgaGTGCAGCTTACCATGGAAACAAAAGTAAAGTGTTTCTTCCATTTCAATATCATAGTGTTGCCCATCTGCATGGACCACGAAGCTCTGGTCTGCTTGGGAGTTCATGGGGAATCTGGAAGCACCACTTAGTAGACAGCCGAACAGGTTAGATAAGTTTGACGAGTTTTAGGGTTTCCTTGTAGGAAGAAAAACGAATTATTGCATAATCCCTCTGTCATCACAGCAGCATTACCACTTGCACACAAAAATGCATTAACATAACCACGACCTGCACGGTGACTCTTGAGTTTGTCTGCAGTGGaaagtgttgttttgttgtgagGCCAGTTCAAGTAGTTAGTGGTATTgaaatgctctctctctctctctccctcttccctttCACGGGGCTCAACTTGCAATCAAGGAGGAGCCGAGCCTCCTCCGGGGCTTCTCCTGGAACCTGCTCCTCAAATATAAAGCGCACTCCCCATCCACCAGGAAAGACTGAATCATAATTCACAAGGAGGAGACGCTGCCTGAGCATTCCTCTGGTTTCGCCTTAAACTTCTACTGACATCTGATTGCTGCCTGTAGCTTTAGTGATctagtgagtgtgtgagacaCAGCtggatttatttctttaaaaaaaatcagtagtttttcatctgtttttttttttttttaaaccatcagCCTCCAGTGCATCTCACTCAAGAGAACTCAACTTGTCAGAGCGACAGCGTGAGAAGCGCATCTTAAGTTTTGGAGAGGAGAAAGCGCGCAGATGGCCGCCCTCATCAGCGCGTACTCGTCGTGGCCAGAGTCCTTCGAGTGTCCTCCGGGAGACGGGGACGTGTCGGACGGACACGGCCCGCACAGGACCCCCGTGGACAAGGCGCCGGAGCCGCGGATCAGACGGCCCATGAATGCGTTCATGGTGTGGGCCAAAGATGAGCGCAAGCGGCTGGCGGTTCAAAATCCAGACCTGCACAATGCCGAGCTCAGCAAAATGTTGGGTGAGATTAAGTTATTTTAAGGTCTATTAATTGAACTGCTTTATTGATCTACggattattattagtattcatattgtattattgtaactaATATGACTtgctttacaaaaacaaaacaaaaaagatgttTCCCCCGGGCCTCGGCTGTTTTACAAAAGTTGTTAAAGTTGTTTCCCACAACAAaagtatattaaataaataaattaaaaaactagTACATGTGTTTAAGAAGAACATAAAACAACGTTAGACTGAGTCAAATAATCATTTAACTTCACAGCTATTTTAGAAAGAAGCGCGTGGCCCAACCcctttaaatttaaaatgtaatgtcattGTAAAAACGCATTCATTCTTTAATATAGAAAATAACAGAAATGTATGATTTTAGGCCACTTGGATTAGTGTTTAATGTTAAGCTCAATATCTGGCAATCTCGCACAAAtgaaattacaaattacaaaacaGCAATACATGTAAATTATGCTGTCATTATAAAAGGTACAATTGGCACTTATGGTTATCTTAAATGGAGCATTCATAACTTGAAGCAAAGTCCCTTAAAACGATTTAGAACTTCTAAAAGGAAGAAGAATTTTGAGGTTTGGTGAATGTtttaatgcaaatgttttttttctgaagataATTcagagtttttgttttaaagcaaaGTAATACTTATCTTAATATTTTTGTGATGTctgttttaacctttttttaaattattttacagGCAATTTCTAATCGTAATTATCCGATGAAGGAGTTTCAGCCTAAAACTTAAAACATATCTAGAATATAAGTATATGTTACAAGTTAGAAGCTTATCAGTGTGCGAGTGATTCTAATTTAGTGTTAGCATAACAGactttaaatatgaatttaaaaaaaggtgctcAAATAAATTGCGAGCTAACCTATATTTGTAgttcaaattaaaacacactAAATTCCATCTTTTCTTCTCGCAGGCAAGTCATGGAAGGCCCTGACTCCCCCTGATAAGAGGCCCTATGTGGAGGAAGCGGAGAGGCTTCGGGTGCAGCACATGCAGGACTACCCCAACTATAAGTATCGGCCTCGCCGGAAGAAACAGCTGAAACGCATCTGCAAGCGAGTGGACCCTGGCTTCATGCTGAGCGGGCTGGCCCCCGATCAGAACGCCCTGCCCGACCAGCGAGTCCTCTGTCACCCCCTCGACAAAGACGAGGGCAGCCCTAATGGTATCAGAAGCGGCTTCTCCAGCCCCAGCTCCGTTCTGCCCGGCGTCAGAAGCTTCAGAGACCCAGCTGGCTCAAACAGCAGCTTTGACACCTACCCCTACGGCCTGCCCACTCCCCCTGAGATGTCCCCCTTAGATGCCATGGACCACGAGCATGTACCCCCTTCTTATTATTCAACATCTGGtagctcctcctgctcttcctcctgcccAGATGAGCACCACCAGAATCAGACGCACATGGGCAGCCCTCCCCCCTACCACACCGACTACACTCAGACCCAAATCCATTGTGGGGGCACACACATAGGTCACATCTCTCACATGTCCCAAACTGGCAGTGGACTGATCCCTGGCCCGCCGCTGTCTTACTACAGTACCTCATCTTTCCCCCAGATTCACCACGGGCTCCACCACGGCCACCTGGGTCAGCTGTCCCCCCCACCAGAGACACAGGGTCACCTGGAGACTCTAGACCAGCTGAGTCAGGCAGAGCTTCTGGGTGAGGTGGACCGCAATGAGTTTGACCAGTACCTGAACTCCACTGGGGCCGGGTTCCATCCTGAGCAGGGCGGCAGCATGACTGTTACAGGACACATCCAGGTTGCGTCTGCAGCTGCCTCTGCATCTCCCAGCAGCACCACAGAAAGCACCCTCATTTCGGTGCTCGCGGACGCAACGGCGGCCTACTACAACAACTACGGCATCTCGTAAGCACCCATTAGACTTGTTGCCGATCAGAGACACCAACAGGGGTTTAAAGTGGGTGATGTTGCACCTGGGTGCCAGTAAGAGGATAAAAATGGCTGTGCTTTGATCTGTAAATGCAAGTCCCATATTAGCAGATATGAGCAAAATCCACCATGATTTGAACCTGAACTGATTGCTGAGCAAAATGATTGTCTGGAGCCGAGGAAAGAACAAAGAGCAATTGGAGGAATATGAAGAAAGGGAGATTGACACCTCAGGgatgcagacacacaatacTATAGTACGCCACCTCCAGTTGTCATGACATTTCTAAACCAGAAGAACAATCGTAAAGACTTGTTGTCCACTTGTAAATGTCACCATGTTACTGTTGCCACCGCGGCATGTACAGACGCTCTTTAGCAGCTAATTTAAGTCCTTTGATGTTTCGCATAAATGCTAACTGTATTGCTATTATCAACGCTTTCCATTCGAATGTGtgtatgttctctctctctctcataagtTTGGGAGCCTTACCTCAGTAGTTGTAATTGAATGAGGTTTTAGTTGGACATTTCTTATGCAATTTAACAAAACGGTGTATAATGAAGAAAAAAGGCGTTTATACTTCTTCTCAAGtacttaataatatataatcataaCCTCTACCATGGAAAATAATAATGGTAACTATAAATGTATGCTGATTTAAGTTTGTGAAagacaataatttaaaataaagttacatttttatacAACGCAGTtgctacttggatgatgtgccCACAGAAAACATACCACAACAACATCATTATGTATGAAGTATTGGTAACTGATACACTTGAAAGGAATTAAACAATGGCGGATGAAACCCAttccactatatatatatatatatatatatatatatatatatatatatatatcacttaaaaaaataaaagaaagaaaagtattcACACTTTTCAGACACaaatggggggggagggggctatttgttcatctttgaaTTCCGTGTCACGTATTCTTCTATCTAGCTGTTGTACTGCAAGTGGCCCATTCTGAcacccactccccccccccccctcttgctTTTTCCACCCTCCATCACATCATCCTTCTCCATCCGTCTCCACTCGCTTTCATTTCATCCCGCTACAGAGGATTAGTGTAAAACAGGCACAGCCGTCGCCACCCGCCTCCATCTCAACCGTCCTTTGTTTTCCTGGAGTCTTATTCTGGGTGCCATTCTTAGGCACTCCGGACCCCCACTCCCCCCAAACCCCCACCGCCCCCCACCACCCGCGTTCTATCTTGCTGATGCAGACCTTTCGTAATCTgtgcagaataaataaaataataaatcccAGGGCTTCGTTGACTGTTTTACACCCTcctcatttttctttctctctctctcttttaaaaaaaaaatgttttaccccctctcttctcttctctcctctcctttccactccccccccccccccccccccccgtctcaaCCCTCTCTGTTCTCTTGAATTTTTCTTTTTCGATAAAAGGAATTCAAGGGGCTTTTGACAAATCCTGGAGTCTGGCTGTTCTTCCTGCATTTTTTTTGGGAACGGTTGAGTCGTGCTTCTTGTAAAGAGGATGTGGCGGAGGAGCGGTGTTTCCTGACTGATAAGGGAAAAGCCTCTCTCCGTCAGGATGTTTGGGCCTGGCTGGGCCCGGCATTAAAGAGCCAGGGAGAGGGAAGGGAACCCACTGTTCAGCAAGCGGGAGGAAACACTGCCGTGCTGATTAGCATCTTACTAACCCGTCTTTACTTACCCACCATTTGTTAGCCTGGCCTGTCGCACCGTgaccacaaacacaccacaaaaCATCCACGCAGCAATGAGCAGGTTTCTCACTCTGAAAACCAGAAAACAACACTTTCATACCGGAACACTCGGTTAAATATGTAACTAAAATGACCTTTCTTCCCCCCACACCATGAGTGTGTGCTTTTGACACACCTTGTGATTAAACTAACCAGAATGACACCATTCATCAGACACCAGCGTTTGCTTCCTGCTGATGTCATGTTCATTTCTTCGGGGGTTAGATCATTACCTTTGTGCTTACAGGGCTTCAACACTCTTGAGGAGGGTGGCTGTATTTTGGACGTGGGGTGGTGCTCCGGGTGCTACGGGCTGAGAAGCATGTCTTTGGAGCGCCGTCGGCCCCAGAGTTGTCAGGGTCAGTTCACTGTGCCGCTCCAGGCTCCCTGCAATGTCTCAACAGTCACATCCACCACCTCAGGGTGGGACAATGTAACCGGAAACAAGGACAAAGACTCAAACGTCAACAAAGCATCATCACGTTAGACTTGAACTATAAAGCAGTGTTTTGTTATTATCAATATTGTCATATTATTCCCTAACGCTTTCATGTTTTAATagtgttaatgtttttaaaagttattgCCACAACATATTTTTAGATAAGGAATACAAATATAAGCAGGATGAAGAAATACAGCCCTGTTCTTATTATGGTGATAATCCaatgctgtttctttttttaagttatttagCTAGTGGAGCAGGACAATTAAAAACCATAAAGGAACACTTTCACTGGCtaccataatatatatatacacaagtgtatacatacacatatgtttatacacatatgtgtgtgtgtgtgtgtgtgtaagtggcCAGATATTTGTGGATTGTGTGACTGTTACGTTTCGTAAAGTGAGGGCAAAACACTCAACTCGTCCTCCTCAATCGTTTCTTTCCTAGAAGTTGACTCATCGTCATCACAACATTTAGTCAGAGGCTTCTGTTAAAAACCCGAGACAGCCATTGCTGCTGTTTTAGCTGCAATAAATCAACAAGAAAGGAAATAGAAAATGATGTGTCAACAAACACTGGCATGACATTGTCGCGAGCTGCATAAACTTGATTCCTTGAACATGCAGGCACTCGCAAGAAGTAGCTTTAAAGCCCCTTCTTCTGTGAGAAGGGAGCACGTGATCTATTTAATTTGACTTAATTGAATCGTTCACACATTTGCAGGTTCACAAAATTGACAAGATTTGCAAATATAAGGATATAGGCTGAACAAACAAAACGCCTCCTCTTGTTATTTCTCTCTGATTGCTGACTGGCTCAGTTCCAATGCCAGGTCAAGCCTGTGGAATGAGTCTGTCAGGTAGTCTGTTATGTTTCCTATTTCCTCCTCTGCCGTCATGTCACTTCCCTGGGCAAACAAACAACTCTGCGGTTTAACCCAACACCAACTGTCAAGGTAACGGCGTacggctctgtgtgtgtgtgtgtgtgtgtgtgtgtgtgtgtgtgtgtgtggatggggcGCAGAGCTTGCACAGCTGTGTAAAGTATTATTCATCTGCCGGGGCCGAGGTGCGCAGTGATCACTTTAAATATCAGTGTCCTCCCGAGGCAAGGAGGAGGCTGACTGTCTGCTTGGTCCAGCCTCCATTGTGTAGCCGGTGAGGGAGCGTCCAATCACGTCACAATTATGCTATATGACGTGAATCGGTGTATAGGTCATGGGGgaattttgatttgatttggaCTACATGACTATGGTATATTAATGCTCGAGACTAAGATGCCCTTTAAACCTACTTACATATCAAACACATGTggacatatatgtatatatatatgtctgcatgtgtttgagTTATTGCCTTGTTACTACATGAAGACAGTTGGATTACTACTAAGTTATCAAACCTAATATATGCATTTGCACATATTGTAAGTTATTTGCAATTGGATAAAGCACTGTTATCATTCAGAGTGATTCTTTGGGGATAATCATATCTTTCCTGTTAAGCCTTGCAAATAGAAAACAACATAACCCATTACAACATCCTCATTACAGCAAATGCACTGAACTTTACACCAAATTAAAATTTTCTGTGCGATGGATAAAGACACACTTACATCAGTAAACACTAAATGTTGTCGGAGTGCATTTCCAGTTGGAGTGTGTTACAGCCGCATAATAACCTGTTTACAATTTGTACTTGGCCCTAAatctggaaggaggaggaagaaaaaaaacacacacacacacacacacacacacacacacacatctcacagcAAGGGATTACGGGGTGCAGCTATTCTTCATCTCATTGTGGCTCAACAACAGGCAGAGTGTGGGGTGGCAGGCAGGCGTGTACGTCGCCGGACGAAGAATGGACCAGACCCGTCGAGGGACAGGTGCCATGTGGCAGAGGATGTGCGGGGACACAGATGGGGACCCCTGGAAAACTTGGGGGACTGTACGAGCAGCCAAGGGCCTCCCACCCGTACCTGTGCTGTGAATGCTGCAGCTGAACGGGATCCGGCACCTGTTCTAAGCAGATACAGGCTACCAGCAAAAGCACGGAGGGAGGCCAGCACATGgctgccaacccagggaaggAGAAGGCTAGATTTCCATTTACCCATAAGCACGGCCTGATTACCAAATCGGCACAGGCGGCAAAGCTTGTGCAGCACTGCAAGATGCACGGGGAAAAAAGGATTTAGAAATGTCCTCCAAAACTATATGCATGTCAGTAAACTCCCCACTTTAATAGGATAGTTGCGGTTGTGTattagaatgttttttttcttctcaaattaGAAACAGTGCTGAAAAGTCAAGGGATATAAATACTTACAATCACGGatgtattcttttttctttttttttttaaacaagtgaTGCAAAATTGCAGTTCATGTCCTATTTTTACCATCTGGCCCGCATTGGTCCCTCTTTCTATCTCTAATATCATAGCTGGCACTGGTGTGTCTGTGCCGCAGCGCTCTCTGGCTTGTTTTTGACTGCCGCAGAGTGTCCCAGGGGTGGTGTGACTCTTCACctcaatgtggaggaggatgttcCTATTGTGCTTCCTAATTGCAATGTGGTTGTTCCATTTGAGAGATAGAACGTCCTTATCTGTTCTGCGTGTGATCCAATATGGTGGAAATAACTGGAAGAGGCATTATTTGTGATTGATTGCTTTGATATAATACTTAGTGCAGTGTTTTTAAATCTCTGACAACTTTGTTCAATCAAGACCAGGAGGATACATGCAGTGAAATTGTAAAGGATATGGCTAATTACTGCATATTTAACGAAAGTTTAAAATTGAGCATCTTATGATGTGCTGCTGTTTTCGCTTTATACAAATCACAGTTAATTTTTGACAATGCTCTTTAAAAGGGCTCTTTGATCACAAGAGCTGCATGTCTTAAGTAACTCTCTATTTGAGTTGGCTCACACACTTCCACCGTGCTTCTGGACCTGTTGTCCTGCACCAACAGAGTTTACTCAGCGTGCATCCTGAAAAGCAGACGCACTAATGATTTAGATGAGTGATGTTATAAGTTCAGTGTAGTGAGAGAGACCCTTTTACCAAATACTGTGGAGGATAGACAAAGCAAAACAGGGTGACAGCTCGTGAGACATCCTGAGTGTGCTTACATTAtgaatatattaacatatatatcataaaaATCAAAACGGAATACGACTTGAAAAGTTTGATGGAATTCAAATAGAAATGTTAACATTCAAATCATTATTTGCTTGATGGGCATGAATGTTAAATGAAcgaatattattataaaactgGTAGCAATTAcatctgatcttttttttcttcttttaacaaGGGTAGTAACAAAcaacatgcttgtgtgtgtgtgcttgtgcgtctgtgtgtgcacatctgtACCCTCAGCAACTTATCCTCATACAACAATGCATATGATGTCctaagaaaagaaacatttttcgTGCATTTTTCATACAACAGCAACACTCATTACATGCATACCGGTCTGCCGGCCCTAAATGCATCATCATGGGCTTATGACGATTAGCTGACAATTAGCTGACGTTTAGCCTTTACACCTTCACTTCATGAGTGATTTTTTGCATTAGTTTCTGCAAATTAAGTGTGGCAGATGTGTATGCAGGTTGGACAGGACATACGGTAAGTTGAGGCGTCAAggtaggaggggagggggctTGAAAAAGccttgaaaaa
The nucleotide sequence above comes from Cyclopterus lumpus isolate fCycLum1 chromosome 24, fCycLum1.pri, whole genome shotgun sequence. Encoded proteins:
- the sox7 gene encoding transcription factor SOX-7, which gives rise to MAALISAYSSWPESFECPPGDGDVSDGHGPHRTPVDKAPEPRIRRPMNAFMVWAKDERKRLAVQNPDLHNAELSKMLGKSWKALTPPDKRPYVEEAERLRVQHMQDYPNYKYRPRRKKQLKRICKRVDPGFMLSGLAPDQNALPDQRVLCHPLDKDEGSPNGIRSGFSSPSSVLPGVRSFRDPAGSNSSFDTYPYGLPTPPEMSPLDAMDHEHVPPSYYSTSGSSSCSSSCPDEHHQNQTHMGSPPPYHTDYTQTQIHCGGTHIGHISHMSQTGSGLIPGPPLSYYSTSSFPQIHHGLHHGHLGQLSPPPETQGHLETLDQLSQAELLGEVDRNEFDQYLNSTGAGFHPEQGGSMTVTGHIQVASAAASASPSSTTESTLISVLADATAAYYNNYGIS
- the pinx1 gene encoding PIN2/TERF1-interacting telomerase inhibitor 1; protein product: MSMLADPRKKQKWSVDPRNSNWSKDDSKFGQKMMERMGWSKGKGLGRTEQGSTDNIKVKVKNDHYGLGQSASHEDNWISHQDDFNELLAQLNNCHGQNGSAEPPPTEDPKGFSLEEKSKTSKKRVHYMKFTKGKDLSSRSETDMNCIFGKRGSPANQQQESNSSDSKGETEETFSPAAFKLDTESITNTVKSTLTMQEYFAQRMAQLKNGCGQAQSTAPSMEAQSTAPSMETDETSAPSDDPILIISDDLEEPKKKKKKSKKSADDLEVVEENSSAAPIIVIEDNEDKRQECSGQKKKKRKVVDSEGAAKENCGSSFGVEQDSEALPPSKKKKKKLKKGHDEMDPLNGHGPTEDQTVESEVAHKKKKKHREELDDVAKEEEEEVVEKKSKKDKKKKKNHRE